The DNA region GGATGACATTGGACCTGGAGCTAGGACTATAGAGGCCGGAGGGAGTCAGGATGTGTTAATGTGCAGATCTCAGGATGTGGATACAGTGGAAGATCGTACAAAAAGACCTGGGGAGACTACGGCAAGTGTAGAGAAGACGCTTGGTGctagagaaagagataaagctGAATTTCAGGGTCTGACTGCTGCTGAAACCGAAAATATTCAGTCTTCACATTTGTGGGAAACCACCAGTGATCGGGATTTCACCTTGGTGCTGGACTGCTGTGACCTCCATGTGTCAAAGGTGGACGAGGTGGACATCACCTCTGTGTCAGCCACATCTGGCCTCCAACCAGAGTTCGCATCTGAGATGTCAGGTGTCAGTTCAGTGAACCCACAAACAGCCTTTATTCAGAACCTTATCTCCATGCCTTCTAGCCGATGGAGGCAGAAGCACCAGCTCTTTTCGCTATGCAGCCGTGCCCCTGGTGCTCAGGATGGCAGCTCACTGCATTTTCATAGAGACCGATGGAGTCTGCAGGTGAGGAAGAAGGGGGTGGCGTCACCGCAGGAGTTCCCTCGTGCTCTCAGGATCTGCTATGAGACGACACCAACAGGAGGCTCTGTGAGGTGGACCAAAGACCAAGACGACAGGTTCGTCTCCGTTAGTTTTGTAGTTAGGTCTGGACGATAAGGTTAAAAATGTTCTATCACGATGTAGGTAATATCATATCTCGATAATGATATATATCACGATTAAACATGTCTTCTGGTAATTCAAATAAGAAATGtatatgaaataaacaaatcGTAAAGCCTATTTTTGTATATTCCTGTGTGAATTGAATACATGACAAATTAAAGGTACTGagtattttatcatttaaagaACCTCTGcacaaaatgaacataacagctttaagtgaaattatagagaaataaataaatgtaggccgtatatgtatttatatcgcGATATAAACGATATCCAAAAATGTATACGTcagacatttttatattgtttcgACGATATAGATCATATTGCCAACCCTATTCGTAGTATGATAAGACTTCTTAAAGAGTTTAACACGGGCAACTGGAAGCACATCTCTGATTTCCGCTGCTTGAATTACAGTGCAATATTTTAAACTTGCCAtgttagaataaaatagaagcTTCAGGCTGTTATATTCTGTACTGTGTGTGGATTCTTcacgtgtatatgtgtgtgtgtgtgtgtgtgtgtgtgtgtgtgtgtgtgtgtgtttggcggATCCTTTGAGCATTGAAATGAGGGTTGTTTATAGTTTACCATTGTTTACCCTTCCAGGGTGTGTGTTTACACCGCCGGTTCTCCCATCAACAACCGAGCCCTCTTCCCCTGCCAGGAGCCTCCTGTTGCCATGTCTACATGGCAGGCAACATTACGGGCCCCCAGTGAGTGTGTGGTTTTGATGAGTGGGGAGGAGCAGACTGTACCTATTGAGGACGGGGACACACGTAAGCTGTTATTTCGCTTTTTGTGACAACCAGGAGAAGTGAACTTGATTTTATTATTGTAGCCCAAAATTACAAATGACAAAGGGCCTCAAAGGGCTTTCAGTCTGTACAGCATTCAACACCTTCTGTCTTTCGCCCTCTGATTAGAAAATGTGGCTTATTGTTAAGtgaatatttgtacattttactgaattgttttcttattttagaAAAGGCAAAAATGTATCGAATTGACACCggtataaaacatttcaaagaagACTTTCTATTTTATTGTAGTCATGTTCCAGACCTCTGaaattactaaaataaaatctgaGATCTGGACAAATGGGTATGGTGTTGTTCTCATTGCTTTGTTTGGTTGAAACCGATGTCCGAGTGTGGATGAGATTAATGCAGCTGCACAGGTTGTTGTCAATTGATTTACAGATTTAACAACTCATAAATTGATTGTCTGCTTATAGCGATCACTACCGTAGATATGTGTCATTTGAAAGGTTGGCTTGAGGGATACGGATTGGTTAggtcttaaaaaaacaagatgtgaGATAAACATGACATCAGACTGAattgaagtgaaacaaaatggcAATTCAGTCCTAATGTTTCCTTAATGTCTCTCGCCATGCTTTCTTTCTGCTGTTATCCTCTCCATTTTcatcctttctctcttcccctccttctGTTCTCTTCAGGCTTCTTAATCTGGAATTACTACGTCACTATGCCCATGCCCGCCTCCACCTTTACTTTGGCAGTCGGCCACTGGCGCCAAGTCACAGCAGAAATTCCCCCAGCATGGGAAAAAGGGGTGAGGACAGATTGTCATAAGACTGCCAAACTCGGGGCTGGACTTTGGGAACGGACCGAGGCTGACCTTATGTCTGGACTTGGGTGCTCCATCAGCGAAGTAGTAAAGGGCTCTCCACTCAAGACTGGCaggtattttaatgtttttttgtgtgttctttcttcttttaagaCTTCCCCCTCTCCAGACTGTTATTAACCCAAGTCTGGCCTGTCAACATTCCGTAGTGAAACTTTCCTTTTGCCATACTAAAAATGGTGCAGGTGAAGTTACGGTGTTGGATAAGGTCCAGCACTCAATCAGTTTTTTATGACAAGTACATTAAAGCTAGTACCATAGTACATTGGGTTCAGGGCCCAACATAAATGATCTTTTGGAGAACAAAAGAAGTAAAGCTCACATACGTTTTATGGAAGTGCAGGCTGGGGCATTAGAGAGGGCTGGCTTGCTGTGGACAGGGCAGGGTTGTGCTGGGGTCTCCCTCACCACTGGCAAGCAGGTTTGCAGGTCTGCCAGTGGTTTCCAGTaatcctccccctcccctcatggttttcctccagcagcagcccagcTGTAGCCTGCTGCCGGCCCCAGAAATCTCCCGCTACAAGGAAGGcctttattttcagtgaatggCTGGAAACTTGGATGTCGCTCAAAACCTTTGGAACGGTTCTGATGCTGAGGATGGAGTTGGTGCTGGATTGGAATTAGAGTGAATGAGATTGCATGTCGGCACCTAGATATTTCTGTGATCACTGTGGTTTCCTTTTGTGACGTATGTGTTCCATATTTCCTACTGCTTTAATTTCCATGCTAAGCACAGAGAGACGGGACACATTGTACCATATTTGGTTCACCAACTCAACaactgtatattatttaaataagaaaaaaataattaaatcatcaTTATCAGCCTTTAGAttaaacttttctttcatgattAATCTGCTACAGCGGAGACCAGACCACCAGCTCAGGCTCTGCATTCTGTTACTCTTCGCATGAGGATGCAAAGCTCTCAGGCATGGTGGATGACGGCATCTCTTGTTCCCATGACGACTACCCATGCCGATTCACTGAGGAGTCGGCAAGGTCCCAGCGGGTGATACCACACCGTGTGTTTGGCCCCGTCTGCTTGCTGGAGAAGGTCCAGGTAGAGTTTTGACAAAGAACCATTGAGACTTCAgctaattatattttataggaTTAGAAGAGACAGTTAATGCATCAgttaatgtttgtgtcattattccAGTGGTTTTCAACTGCCATCTCTTGGCAGAATGGTACAAGTGACACTGTATATTTCCATGAGGGCCACTTAAAACATTCTTTATACTCTAATTTGGAATAACATTTTAAGTATTAAGTCAAAGGCTTTTGCCCGTTTAGTCATTCTGAGCTGTTAGTTAGCTCTTAGTGCTTGTTCGTCACTCATCTaagtattacattacagtacattacagttcatttagctgacacttttgtccaaagagacttacaaaaagtgcaaacaatcatgaggatacaactccgaacagcaagaatcttgcaagtacaattagcttcaaataggtacaatcatttaagtgcagaacaaaagCTTAATTTCAGGTCatttagcttcaaataagccaaaccaagtgcaacatacagaaacaatagaatacaaattcaactattagctacaaataagccaaaccaatataagtgcaacatacaaagaacagtttatttatttttttattcttttttttacagttgcCTTTGACTTGATTCTTCCAGATATTCTCTGACCTGGAACACATGGAACCATCATAGACATACACGATACATGTGTGGAAGAGCAAATACATGTACTCACAAACTATTATTTATCCTTCCCATCTGTATCAACATACACGTCTACTTTATTCAACCTTGCAATTGTATAGTCGTCATTTGTTTTGAGAAACTTGTTGCATTGCTTTTGCAGACGGGAGTCCTCGAGTTGTTGCCTCGATGTTTGGCTGCAGCCCACACCATACTGGGGGTCCATCCCTTTCCCCGCCTTGATGTTCTCATCGTTCCTGCAGGGTTCTCCAGTCTGGGCATGGCCAGGTAATGACACGTAGGTCTCTGGTGAATGGTGTGAATTGGGCAAAATGTTGTAAAGAGCAAAGGGTAAGGAGGTTAGGCAGACAAAGAACTAGTTGAACAGGTTCATAAGTTTAACATTTGTGTGAAGTAGATAACTAAGAGTTTTGTGAGGTGTGCAAGGATTTAACGGTATTAAAATTCTGCTATTGGTTTTTAAACCTTCAATAACTGATTATTTCTGACCACATTATCCTGCTGCTTCTGGTTTGAGTTTCTGGGTTGCCTTATTAATGACATACTTCACTTTTCCAAACCCTCTCTCGCTGTCTCAATCTTCTTTGTGGAGATCTTCTACATTGGAATTCTTTACTGAAGTAAGGACTTCCTCTAAAGTCTGTTCAGTCACTTGTCGTCCATCTCTTCCCACAACATAACAGCTTTCAACACTGGCCTGTATGACGTCTGAGCTACTAGCATGTCTGTGGTGCTTATAAAAGGATGTTTCCGTTGTGAGACTGAATGCTGCtactatttaatttttttcttacATTAAAATACTCAAGCAGCACTAGACTAAAACTagacaaaatgtaaacacataaaagcTAGCAGTCAAAGGAATCTTCCGCCTCTTCACTAAACCCTTTTTCCATACCAATTCCCTGTCTTCTTTCACTATCCCATAATTAACCCTCTCCTTTTTCATTAGTTTTCCTACTCTCTCCCTTCCTTCATCGCTTTCCCAAAACGCTACTCCTCCCTTTGCTCATCCCGTTTTCAAAACTCACCACctctttcttcatctctttttccATCCCAAACAGCTTTCTTAGAATGAATTCGCACCACATCTCTTAACCTGTtcacacttttttcttttatacacTTTAACCATGAAGTTGACACTGAGTCAAGTTTACACTGTTATGTTTGGAAGACGGGATGGAGAAACCATCCCTTCCTCCAAACATAACATggttcttcctccttctttaattcattttttttctccccttaAATACCCCAAAACCCTAAACCCAAACCCTGATCCTGTTGATGAGAGAGGTGGCTAACCTCTTCTCTGGCACAGCTTCATTGACTCAGGGAGCCAGTCAATAGTCTGCTGTGTTATAtcgtctctttttttttttaccatcgAAGATTTCAGGTTTTCTGCAGACTCTGCGCACTAGACCTATGTGTATTTATgcgtgtatgtttgtgtgcagtttTAGTGGAGGTCTGGAGACAGATGGGTGGGTGCAAAGCCACAGGATGACAGATTCATTGTCCTGTGCACTGTAGATAAATCTGCTCTATGTATTTCTTTGTTCCCTCTTTAGCTCCCGTCCCATTCACTCGTTTTCAATGTTTATCCCCTTTATTACTGACTCTCCCTTTTTTTCTGTTGTCCTTCTATTCTGAAAATCAGTGGTGTCCTACCTCCGTCCCTTCTTCTTCCCCCTTCAGGCCTCtaatttttctcttttctcctgacttgctgtttctctctttgcCCTCCATAATATCCCTAAATCTTCAGGCCTCCTGTTTTTGCCGTCCTTCTCTGTCCTCCCCACTTCTCTGTACGGTCCATCACTCTCCACCTCCTGCCTCTAGCATTCGAAAATAGTGATAGTTTCCCTGGAAATcaagttttatatattttctctgCAATATAGTACTTTCAGCTGGCATATGGCATGCCTGTAGATATGACTGAAAGCCAGCCGGTAGCCATACGAATGAAGTTAAAATTGTAAATTGaggcaaaaataaaagttgataaagtttttttttaagttgataAAGTAAACTGAATTAGAGTGGTCAGTGAACGTTGTCCCAGTGTCTCCGGTCTACAACCatagtctctctttctctctgtctgcctttttCCTCTCCCCTGGCGGCCTCCCTGGGGAAAAATGCCCCAGACAGGATATGAGCTCATACCTGAATATGTATTCAGCGTGAATTTCTGAGGTTATAGCCAGGAGTAGTCTCTGTCAGAAATATTTTGAAGAACAGAGGGTGACGGAAGGTTCGCTGTCTGGACCTAGTTCACAACTTTGCATACTTATTTTGACTACTTCACCCAAAATACAGAGTGTGCTTTGATCCATAAAAAAATCTTCTCAAAATCTCCCCgctgtatttattttgaacGGACATCGAGTGTTCTGCTGCGGTCGTTGCCTGacggatgttttctttcccttaTGAGGATAGCTCCCAGGCACTTATCCCTCTTACCCTGGCTGCTTAGACTCCAGTTAGCTGCAGATGACAGAAGAGATTTAAGACCTTCATTAGACAGCACCTGCACTGACTCCCTATAAAAGTCTGCATGGTTCTCAACCCGATGTCAAATCATTGCATTCTCCCCTCAGTCCGGGTGGTTCGGTCTTGCTTGCCTCCCCATTTAATCACAGGGGTTGTGCCATAAGGAGGCGGGGAGGTCAACCAAAATGGAAGTGTAGAttgagatggagatgagagagagagatgaagagggtAAAGGCGGGGTTCACGACAGGCCAGCGGACCCCCAGGATGTGGGAGAGGATGTGTGGATTATTCCCAGCAACAAAAGCCATTAGCCCCTGGAAGGACTTCAGAGACTGGTGCTATTTAATCTAGAGATTGGGAGGTATGTGGGCTCCAGTGCTTGGGACATAGCCAAGTGCAGTTTTTGTGCAGTGCCCCAGTGGAAACAGCAGGAGTTGAGGGGCTATGGGACAGGGAGCTGTGGCAAGAAGGCATGAAGCTGTTATAGTGTGAAACAAAGAAGGGAGGGCAGAGGCAAAACAGCAGAGGATTCAAAGTGGCATGAAGTTTTATTCTGAGATACGAGGGGGAGGGCAGGAAACAGAAGATTTAAGGAGTCAAGTAAGGGCAGGTCTGCATTCAAGGCTTTGCCACCTACAGGGCTTTCtgattctctctcacacacacacacacacacacacacacacacacacacacacacacacacaaatgtagcTTCCAGGGGATAAAGCCAGTCAGCAGTTCATAGGATTTCACATAACCTATATGCAACAATTGAAAGCATTAATCTGTTATATTTGAACATAATCTTTATGTTCTACTTTGGCTCCAAGAGTTCTTTAGCAGTCCACGTTATCAACAGATGCATAATAGCCTCCAACAGGTACACTGTATATGCCAACAAcatattctctttctttttgtccagACCCTTTCACATCGTGCGTCGGTTTCTTTCTGTTCCTATGACAAACCAGGCTAAGAGAGTGGAATGTAGAAGCACTGCTGTGTGTTCTGCTCTGCGCATGCTATTAGTAAAACCTTTAAGACATTGAGGAGCTGataagggagaggaagaaaaatacaGTATGGTTAAACATTGACAGGGGAGTATGGATGAGGGATGAAGAGGTGTCTGAGATATCGGGGAAACGAAACACGGTACAAAAGAATTGCCGTCAGTTGGCACAGTTGGGAAATCCCTTTAAGTTATTTCtgtataaagaaatattattGTCCTGATTGATGGGATTTGGGAATGCTGTAAATCTGCTCCGAGCTGTCATGGTCAGACCTCCCACTGTTTCCTAAACCTTAGTaatgaatgtgtctgtgtgtatatatgtgcatttttacatttgtgtctttattttaatgCTCCTTAGCTCGTactatttttttccttttttttggatGTGTAATCTCATCACATCTCGACCACGTCATTTGGTTCCGATTGGGAGTGACAGGAAGGGCACAGCATTTCCTCTCGCTCTTTGAAGCTGAGGTCTGTGTGTCCCAAAGCGCTGGCCGGACTAATCAGAGATCACTGTGTGTTCAAATGAAGACATGTCTGACGTCCCGTTTAGAGAACGGTGGTTTCCCCGCATTTTGGTGAGAAATGACACAAGTGTTGAAACAGGCCTCTTTAGTAGTGTGGGTGATgtgggttttgtttttgcttcactGTAGACAGGCAGATtcctgtgcttgtgtttgtatgAATGCAAGTATTGTTCAAATAAGGGTGTAAGGATGTGTATTTAGAGCGAGGGGATGACGTCAAAGGAATGCTAAACAGATCATTTGTCATTGCCTGTAGTCTCCGTTTTTTCTCTGCTGGGgaaaagaacacatttattttaagttaacATGTTTTTGAcgtttgtctctgtgttgtaGCTGTAATTGAGCCAGATCAATGCGTAATcctttgttgttgctgttgggGGTTTTTTGGTACAAGGGAAGGGAGGCCCGCCCCACACAACTTGATGGCGGGCTCTGCAAAaagccacacacatacatacttaaACATATCTGTCTCTCAACACGTCTCATAGCATTTTTATTACCAGCttcctttttattattgctgttttctttaagcagaataacacaaacacattgtacaAACGGGCTTCGTGTGAACATGTTTATTgccaaaatagtttttatacCTCTATACACATAACTTCCCCTGATATTACATTTCTCATCATCATCCATTTGTTTTTAGTCCTTTTGCGCAACTCTTCCTTTGGGGGTGGCAACACGaagacatggggggggggggaaggatcAAGTAGTAAAACTGCTTGTTCCTTTTGCAGTACAGCCAAACTAGGCAGCTATATATCTGTCACAGTCACTAGGTTAAAATTATGACTGGTGTATACCTCTTGACCTTTCTAAGTGGCACTGGAGGATTTTCAGCCTGACTTCAGTTGACTGCATTGTTTGTTTATGGGCTAGCAGGAAGTTACATTGGCCATTGGTCCCTGTTGGGAGGAAGCGGGGAGCTGGAGTGCCGGGGGGGAATTAGTACCCTGCAGGATAATCCCCTGTAGCTTTTTAGTGTACCACCTGAGCTCTTTTTCAACTTTTATAGGACCAGACCgttgtttttgcatgttttaaccCATTAACTAGAAATCGCATATTCTTCAAATTACTGCCGACCATTTCCCAAAGCATACCACAGGTTTGTAGAGTAATGTCAGTGTAGTAGACATTGTTGGTACATTAGATTATTGCTACAACGGTAATGCAGCTTGCAAGAAAACCTATTACTTTCAGACTTGCTTTCACACAGCAACCTTATTTAATGCAAGAAACAACCACATTCACATTATAGTCTTCACAACATGCATGTAGGCTAGTTGTTAGAATTatagcttgttttttttaaacaacaaagtaTAAGAAACAATGTTTGGGCAGGAGAGCTTCCTGAACTCTAAATGAGTTTGTTTGAGGTGCTCTTTGAATAAGGATACATGTAGACCCAAATCGCAAGAAaacttcttattttattttattattttatcaaacTGACTGCGTTTTGACTTCCCGAGAAAGTCGTAACGCTGGAACAggtttcttgttgttttttgtgttaaCAAATTATATGAATTTGATGGCAGCCATTGGAAGATGGCTTgctttaaataaagtataaataaagtaattgactaacatattatattgttatacatTAGTCAGTAGTAATGAGACGAATAATGCGAAActaacaacatttaaaagataaagCTGATCATTAAGGAAAGATCATCAATTTTGAGGGAAGCCATTGTTGCTTGTTACCATTTTAAATGgtaactaaatgaaataaaaaaagattagatGTTAATCTTAAACTGCCCCGGTGTCTCCCTCTTGGCCTCATTGTCAATGATTCCCGATCCCTTTGCATCCTCACTAAATTGCATCTCCTGCCTGCTTGTTGACCTGTGCCGTCCCCTTTCCCTCTGTTCCTTCTTAATCCATTCCATTCCCAGTCCTCCCACTGCTTGTTCTCACCTCTTCCTTCAGATGTCTCAGGGGATTTCTTGCatttctgctctcctctccagtTTGATCCGTCTGTAACCCTAGAAGTGTGCGACACAGGCCTGCTCTTTCAGGAggtagatgggggggggggggggggggggtcatatTTTTTGGCACGGGAGACAGCTGTTAATCCAATAGTCAAGGATGAGGTGTTTCTTTCTTCCCACCTTGAGTGGATCTCCCTCTCTTCTGTAGCCATACAAAAGAGCCTGGCAAGTTTAAAAAGCAGCTCTGCTTGCCTGCACCTGAAAAGAAGGGGAGGGCGTGTCCTGCCTGTGCACACTTTTAATGGGATTGCAAGTAGTGAACATTTTTAGGtgagctttatttgtttttccctACATTTCCACTTGAGGCTCTGCCCGCCTACTGCTGAACACATGCG from Cottoperca gobio chromosome 9, fCotGob3.1, whole genome shotgun sequence includes:
- the aopep gene encoding LOW QUALITY PROTEIN: aminopeptidase O (The sequence of the model RefSeq protein was modified relative to this genomic sequence to represent the inferred CDS: deleted 1 base in 1 codon), whose amino-acid sequence is MQPDKDLNPDTDDLLLRANTNHILVRHYMLDLTVHFDRKVISGSVVLFLEPSSGLGTKAEDDIGPGARTIEAGGSQDVLMCRSQDVDTVEDRTKRPGETTASVEKTLGARERDKAEFQGLTAAETENIQSSHLWETTSDRDFTLVLDCCDLHVSKVDEVDITSVSATSGLQPEFASEMSGVSSVNPQTAFIQNLISMPSSRWRQKHQLFSLCSRAPGAQDGSSLHFHRDRWSLQVRKKGVASPQEFPRALRICYETTPTGGSVRWTKDQDDRVCVYTAGSPINNRALFPCQEPPVAMSTWQATLRAPSECVVLMSGEEQTVPIEDGDTRFLIWNYYVTMPMPASTFTLAVGHWRQVTAEIPPAWEKGVRTDCHKTAKLGAGLWERTEADLMSGLGCSISEVVKGSPLKTGSGDQTTSSGSAFCYSSHEDAKLSGMVDDGISCSHDDYPCRFTEESARSQRVIPHRVFGPVCLLEKVQTGVLELLPRCLAAAHTILGVHPFPRLDVLIVPAGFSSLGMASPHIMFVSQSVLCSGSPGSGEDSLSLCGSRMCHEIAHSWFGLVIGARDWTEEWISEGFATYLEDIIWAQAQQLSLQEAAEQSDLKALLRWRRLSDELQNSEEALQILRPNMENTGQVSESGSSTVKHALNPDKSFMQVHYLKGYFLLRFLASQVGEQQFIDFFRLFVKKYHGQLILSQDFLRMLLITFPDMERKDLTLSAIYADWLDRPGIPKWLYERSAVWSQARLVEEVKAEVVKWILLSQSHQGKGRKRKRIQPKVNYKELTSEQLVVLLELLLEEEELSAATMRALKRTYSLQNQDAEVRHRWCELVVKHADTRSYGDVEHFLVHHQAMGVYLYGELMVQEDPEQQTLARRCLSLVQEEMDQSARRVVEEMVL